From the Amycolatopsis thermoflava N1165 genome, one window contains:
- a CDS encoding MBL fold metallo-hydrolase yields MSDLSLTVLGSATPYAEPGNPCSGYLVSSGETHVWLDAGPGTLAELRRHTGLDRLAAIWISHLHADHCADLLTAYYGALFADVELPAPIPLFGPPGIADRLAGFLTNGPSRSPVERAFAVQELSDGHRAEIGPMTFTAAAVEHGMPAFGVRIEAGAASLAYSGDSAPCPAVTSLAKNCDALLCEADGPAPSEAHHTPEDAGEAAAGAGVRRLIVTHVGPFLTPGDAVTRAAARFEGPVAYAAPGAVFHLP; encoded by the coding sequence GTGAGCGATCTCAGCCTGACGGTCCTCGGCTCCGCCACGCCGTACGCCGAGCCGGGCAACCCGTGCTCGGGCTACCTGGTCTCCAGCGGTGAGACGCACGTGTGGCTCGACGCGGGCCCCGGCACGCTCGCCGAGCTGCGCCGCCACACCGGCCTGGACCGGCTCGCCGCCATCTGGATCTCGCACCTGCACGCCGACCACTGCGCCGACCTGCTCACCGCGTACTACGGCGCCCTCTTCGCGGACGTCGAGCTGCCCGCGCCGATCCCGCTGTTCGGCCCGCCCGGGATCGCCGACCGGCTGGCCGGTTTCCTGACCAACGGGCCGTCGCGCAGCCCGGTCGAGCGGGCCTTCGCCGTGCAGGAGCTGTCCGACGGGCACCGGGCGGAGATCGGCCCGATGACGTTCACCGCCGCGGCCGTCGAGCACGGCATGCCCGCGTTCGGTGTGCGCATCGAGGCGGGCGCGGCTTCGCTGGCTTACTCCGGCGACAGCGCGCCCTGCCCGGCGGTGACCAGCCTGGCCAAGAACTGCGACGCGTTGCTATGCGAGGCGGACGGCCCGGCGCCGTCGGAGGCGCACCACACCCCGGAGGACGCGGGCGAGGCCGCGGCCGGCGCGGGAGTGCGGAGGCTGATCGTCACGCATGTCGGGCCATTCCTCACGCCGGGCGATGCCGTCACCCGCGCTGCGGCACGCTTCGAAGGGCCGGTCGCGTACGCGGCTCCCGGCGCCGTCTTCCACCTGCCCTGA